The window AGGCCCTCGTGTACGTCGTTCGACCATCTTCGGTCAACAGGCATGCACCAACTTCCTGACGGAAGTCGTCAGTCGTAATCTGCTTCCGGTTCACCAACCGGAAGAGAACCCGATCCGCCAACAGGGGTTTGAACAAGTCGGCTAAATCCAGCGATAGTGAGTACCGTCGCTCACCAGGCTCATGCAGATAGCTCACTGCCGGGTCGAGCGCAGTTGCTCGGATAGCCGAGACACAGTTGGCATATACTAGCGCATTTCCAAAGGAGATGAGACTGTTGACCGGATTTGGCGGCGGATTGTACTCTCGCCCCTCAAGTGCGAATGCCTCAGGTAGCACCGCATCAAACGTTTGGTAATACGCTCGTCGTGCAGTCGCCTCGACACCGAGCAGCTCCTCAACTCTCATCCCACTGCTGATACGCTCGGATGCGTTGTCCAGATCCGTAATCACCCTTGACAGATCGTGACCGCGACCATTGTAGTAGGTGACGTTGGCCCGCATATTGTGGATGCTCCCGGCGACGAACGACGCCGCGAGGTCACGACGATGATCTGGGTCGTCGTAGGCACGCACCTGTTCAACGAGCGTCCGGCCCGACGTTTGTCCGCGTTCGGGCATCAGCGACCCTGAATAGCGGTCATTCCAGCCGAACACGTGTGCGGCGACCCCGTGGTCGTTGAGAAACCCAATCAGACGAGTATTGTAGTCGATCTGTCCGTGGAGAAAAACCGCCTCAGCGTGTTCGATTGGAATGTGTTTCTTCTCACCATCGTCGGTGACGACCCGAAGGGTGTCATCTTTCCGCTCTATGCGCCCGTCTGAGAATACGTGGTAGTTTCTGTCCATCGTGAATCAGCACCAACAAAGGTCGTGATAGGCACACGAGTCACAGAATGGCTTCTCTTCGGGTTCTGGAGGTGACTCGTCCGAGACAATTTCATGGATCTTCCGGATTGCGTCCTCAACTTTCTTCGCACGTTCTGGGGTTAGTTCGACATCCTCGCGTCGCCGTTCGGTCGGATGTGCTAGGACACCGTCGCGTTCGACGCCGGCGACGCGATCGAGGTACCACAAGTAGTATGATAGTTGCATCCGTGCTGGCTCAGTGAGCGCTGATGACGGTTTGACCTCAACCACACGACCATCTTCCAACAGGTCAAGCGAGATCATTCCTAACCGCAGGTTCTCCTCTCCTCGATCGCCGTATGACGAGTCATCAACCCTCGTTCCTCGGACGATTGCTGAGTTCTCCCGGTCAATCTCGAGATTCCGACTGGCAAACCACAGCTCTCGCTGGCAGACGTAGTAGTACTGCATCATCACACCGGTCACCCGAAACGGATTGGCCACCGCGTCGCCACGGGCGGTCGCGAGGAGGCGGTTCACAGGGTCTTGTTGGTCGTTACACTCCCCAGACATCACAGGATCCTGTGCCCGGCGGTAATCTCGGGGACGACGAACCCAGTTGTTTGGTTGAAGTACCCACCATGTTGACCAATATCCAACTGATAGAGCCCATTTTCTCTATCAATCGGAGGAAGGTGTTTAATTGTCTCAGCTGTTTCGTCACCGTTGCTGAACGGCACTGAGATACGGATCGGCTTTGTCGCGTCAAGGAGATTCCTGACTTCTGTATACTCACGTGCTTCCCTCGCCTCCCGCAACCGCTCGACGAGATTGCGGTCAATATCAGTACGACAGATAACTACGTCGGCTGCGCGCCGGGAGTCAATAAGCGACAACTTGCCCAATTCATCCCCGCGAGCGTCATCAACATACTCAACGAATTCCTGTGACCCGACGTTACGGTTCTTGTGGAGCCGGTGGTAGTAGTCCTCGACGGCGTCACGCGCAACCGCATGTTCGGGTAAAACACCACTTCCATCATCGATGCTATGAAGCACTTTCGCCGTTACTGGGAGCAACGAAGTGCCGCGGTTATAGATTGCCTCCGCAGGCGTTTTTTTCTGATCACTGGGAGCATCAAGCCACCAAACAGTTACAACGCCATGATTCCGTTCGAACGAGCGATTACACCGGCCAGCAGCCTGGACGATGCTATCGACCGGCGCTAAATCACGGAAAACATGGTCGAAGCTGATGTCGACACCGGCCTCGATCAGTTGCGTCGAGACGGCAACAACAGGAACACCGGACATCGTGAGTTTCTTCGCTGTTTCGATGAGAGTGAGTCGGTCAACAGGCCGCAGTCGTGTCGAGAGGTGTATCAGCGCTGGGCCGTCGCCACGACACCGCTTGGCCAGCACCGTAGAGTCGACACCTTCACCGGGTTCATCCGCTGACGGCGAGTCCCTGAGGAGGTTTGCGTATTCCTCCGCTACATCGACGAAGTGCTGGCGACCGTCGGTGACCTCCTTGGTGAGTCGTCGAGCGCTCTCGATAGTGTTGCACACGGCGAGAGCAGATTCATCATCCCGTGCAACAGCACGAATGGCGGCGGCAGCGTCTTGGTAGGCGACCGGTCCCTCGCGGTCGTCGAGGTACCGCCTTACTGATCCGTGGAGCCGATACTCGACGCGCTCACACGCCGCGAAGTAGGTGTTTGGTTCTTGGACGAGTTCGACTACGTCGTTGTCGAGAACGTCTGTCCCTTCAAACAGCCGAGGCTGCGTCGCTGTCATCGCAATCACCGACGCATCGTACCGTTCAGTCAGTATTCGGATCAGTCGGGGGACTAGCTTCCACCAGTCGAGCGGGAGACTCTGCGGCTCGTCGAGGACTATGACCGCATCATGTAGCGCCGGGAGCTTCATCGATTGACTATTTGCCGGGCCTGCGAGGCTCTCGAACAGTTGTACGAACGTCGTCACCGTTAATCCAGCCCGCCAGCTCTCCCCAAGCATCCCGGCGACGTCATCGTTCAAGTCGACCTCGTCACCGTCCACGTCAGGGTCGAAGGTCGTCTCAGAGAGGTGATGGTGGACCGTGAGAAGTCTCCCAGGGTCATCGTAGATGTCGGTGAGCTCGCCCACGACTTGGTCGATGATACTCGTGAACGGAAGCGCATAGACGACCCGCTTACCTTTGAGTCGGTCGCGAAGGGCGAACGCAGCTGAGAGGCCGCTCAGCGTCTTTCCCATCCCCGTTGGGAGGGTGAGCGTTGCGACACCACCACCACTCTCAGCGAACGCCTCGACTCCACTGAGTACGCTCTCCCGAGCGCGGGCACGATGGTAGTCTAA is drawn from Haloferax litoreum and contains these coding sequences:
- the cas1b gene encoding type I-B CRISPR-associated endonuclease Cas1b; protein product: MDRNYHVFSDGRIERKDDTLRVVTDDGEKKHIPIEHAEAVFLHGQIDYNTRLIGFLNDHGVAAHVFGWNDRYSGSLMPERGQTSGRTLVEQVRAYDDPDHRRDLAASFVAGSIHNMRANVTYYNGRGHDLSRVITDLDNASERISSGMRVEELLGVEATARRAYYQTFDAVLPEAFALEGREYNPPPNPVNSLISFGNALVYANCVSAIRATALDPAVSYLHEPGERRYSLSLDLADLFKPLLADRVLFRLVNRKQITTDDFRQEVGACLLTEDGRTTYTRAFEETLEETVEHPNLKRKVSYQYLLRLEAYKLKKHLVAGEPYEPFKKWW
- the cas4 gene encoding CRISPR-associated protein Cas4 → MSGECNDQQDPVNRLLATARGDAVANPFRVTGVMMQYYYVCQRELWFASRNLEIDRENSAIVRGTRVDDSSYGDRGEENLRLGMISLDLLEDGRVVEVKPSSALTEPARMQLSYYLWYLDRVAGVERDGVLAHPTERRREDVELTPERAKKVEDAIRKIHEIVSDESPPEPEEKPFCDSCAYHDLCWC
- a CDS encoding CRISPR-associated endonuclease Cas3''; translation: MEGPRSHPAENGRPARALVDHLTGVVDRVDHIVPNDTTTPNGESLQEVVKALAYVHDIGKASSWFQAYLDDERIRDKRLRHHAPIGSFAAYYVLDARGYTTETCLAGFVAVAKHHGRIPDVAEYVYNRSFRRGAEGVTGRTVDPREQVQDAVYQQIVDIDGRHRDIATQILQDASGGGADWESFRASFWKLLDEVSGSVESLTGGTPTRDALSDSCYELVLQCWSALVLADKTDAARAPDGSEIYAPKIPSLAKLDSYVDDLDTDPDPDGTRAQQLDYHRARARESVLSGVEAFAESGGGVATLTLPTGMGKTLSGLSAAFALRDRLKGKRVVYALPFTSIIDQVVGELTDIYDDPGRLLTVHHHLSETTFDPDVDGDEVDLNDDVAGMLGESWRAGLTVTTFVQLFESLAGPANSQSMKLPALHDAVIVLDEPQSLPLDWWKLVPRLIRILTERYDASVIAMTATQPRLFEGTDVLDNDVVELVQEPNTYFAACERVEYRLHGSVRRYLDDREGPVAYQDAAAAIRAVARDDESALAVCNTIESARRLTKEVTDGRQHFVDVAEEYANLLRDSPSADEPGEGVDSTVLAKRCRGDGPALIHLSTRLRPVDRLTLIETAKKLTMSGVPVVAVSTQLIEAGVDISFDHVFRDLAPVDSIVQAAGRCNRSFERNHGVVTVWWLDAPSDQKKTPAEAIYNRGTSLLPVTAKVLHSIDDGSGVLPEHAVARDAVEDYYHRLHKNRNVGSQEFVEYVDDARGDELGKLSLIDSRRAADVVICRTDIDRNLVERLREAREAREYTEVRNLLDATKPIRISVPFSNGDETAETIKHLPPIDRENGLYQLDIGQHGGYFNQTTGFVVPEITAGHRIL